TTGAGAacatttgtcttaaaaatgtaatcataaaaacgattaatttatttaatatgttaagAAGTGGTTTAAGGTTTTTAGAATAATATATTCACTAAAAATATGTGTGAAATATGATGATTTACTATGTTTATTGAagatcattttgttattgttacaattttacatgttttatcaagtTACATTCTATTTACTTGCATTCCTATTTATTAGACTACTAGAGTAGCAGAAACCTTCATCAGCATTGAGGATTGGTTGTCAACACTACCAGAGGGTCAGCTCCATGACACAACAGATTTACTCTCATGCCCCATTAATTTGGTAAAACACTTGAACTGAGATATGGATTACAAAATTAtgcattatatgtatataagaattattttcttaccccttttgattttttcatgatacatataaataacatgtgtcaattgattgtttttttctataacattctttattttctgAAGAAGAAAAACCTTTGTCAATGACTCTTAATCATGCATTGTGTGgaaaatgcaatatttgaacaataatttaGAAGAATGAAAGAAATCTTGTATGGGTATagaattttatcaatttcagaGAGTGGAGTTGAATATCCCTTTCTTCAATGGTGAGTCCTGTGACCTTCCAGCCTCTGGACCATATACTGTAGCTGACCATTTACAAAACATGGAAAAAGTAAGGTCAGGACAACTTGATTATAAAATGCTTAATAGAAATACACTTATAAATAAGTTACTTTGTGTTGAAGACAGGTCCATGTGCAAGAATAAAGGGGGTAATGATCAAGGACCTTCTACCTCCTCTGCCCACTCTGATTCTGTTTTGGAAAATGATAAACAACTGAGATACGACTTTATTGAAACAGAAAGACCAGAATTAATATCAGACTTTTATAGTGGTACTTTATTAAGGTCAAGTTTGAAAAGAAAGCTTGATTCAGAACCAAGTCGATATAAGTGTGAATGGTTCaaaactttaattgataatcTTGATAGATGCTCCCCTGCAATTATCTTTAGAAAGAAAATTTTAGAGATAATGGTTCAAAATGAAATGCTTACATCAAAGAGGCAGAGTATTTTAAAGCCTGAAACAGTAGCAGCCAATTTAGCATCATATGACAAATGCACTCAGGGAACATTTGCTTGTACTGTTTTCAAATGCAGtattgatgatgttgttgttcaTTATGTTCGCTACATTGAATCTGGGGTTTTTGATGGCTTTTTGGAACAAAGGTTTCTTTTTGAACTCCAACAGCAGTATGGACTGACTGAGCAAAGTACAATCCTTCATAGTGTATTGACGTCTGAGGATATTAAGAAAAGGCATTTGATCAATAATAAACGTGATAACATCAGAGACCGCCCTGGTACAATATTTCAAAGGAATGTCAAAAGTATATTACCTTGTATTGCAGACTTATCAAACTTACCGTCTACCGAAGAAATGTGTCTTTTTGGACATACTGTTTGTCTTAttccattcaaaaataatgtttcattagTAAATGAAGATAAGACATTTCTTAGCAATTCTCTTTCTGTAAGAAATATAGAAAAATTAATAGTAGACTTTCGTCTCAATAGGTCTCTTCCAGTTTCTTTTCCAGATTCACGATGCATGATGCAACTGCCAACACAGGTGTTGAGTACTCTTGAAAAGCAATCAGTATTTCTAAATTGCATGGCAGGTGACATAAGGGCACTAAatgatttaaagtattttacagTTAAATGTAGGTTTgattcaaatttgttaaaaacaacTTGTCATGCAACCTCTGTGAGAAATAAAACTCTTTCACTTTATCTTGAAGGAAATACTGATGCATTGTTCTCATTTTATAAGGAAGTTTTTTTCCCCAGAGTCTGTTGTAATGAATTCAGGAGAAACTACTACTATATCTGAACATGAACCAGCTCCAAAAAGAACCAGAAAAGGATTTAGATTAGTGACAGTGACAGCAAATGCTCTTGAACACACACTTGAAGCTACATCTGAGCATAATTCAATCTCAGAGATGGGTGTCTCggtttatgaaaattattgtcttAATATTAAGTCTGAACAAGGAAAATTTGTCATAGCACAAAATGAGGATGACACTCTCATTTGTTGTTTAAACAACTATAGTGAAACTGATGGTTCTTTTAAGgtgaatgattttgtttacacAGTTAAATATCAGCAAGAATCAGGCTCCTACTATTACTGTTCCTGCAGCATATACAAAACTCTATTGAATGTCCCTGATTGTAATTCATTGGAAAATGACCGTGTAGTTTTAGATATCCAGGGTAATTGTGTTACATGCATACATTGTAGGTTTGTGAAAGAGATGGTTGTTCCGTATCTCCCAGATGCAGGCAAGGCAATGGGAAATGACGGGccaaacatttttgttcaacAAGGATTACAGTATGTAGGTAATTCGCTAGTTGAAATGTACAAAGGTAAGAATTTGCGTAAGTATTATGTGTTAGCTGGTGAAGACAGCTTGCCAGTTATGGTAAGGttaacttttaataaaagtAAGGGAACCTACATAGTGACTTGTGACAGTGGCCAGTGCAAGGCAGGAAAGGGTCATAAGAAATATGTCGGCAACTTGCTCACATCAAAGGTTTGTAAACATCTGTCTGTTCTAAAATCACAATCAGAGCACTGGCTTGATCTTCTTGAGGATGGAGTTGATGCTGGTGATGGAGATAGTTCAGACTGTGACATGGTTACAATAACTCCAGTGGCAAATTTTactgatgatggtgatgaagtTGAAAGGTTAGAAACGTTTGAAGTTGAAAGTAGTACTGGGCCAagtgatagtggtggtggtggtagtagtagtagtttacACTATTTTGAAGAAGAAACCGGGCTTTGGAATTTTCCTGCAAAGAGCAATCATCTTCCCTGTGAGCAAGGAAGCAGTAAGTTGATGCTTAATACCTGCAATCGTGACACCTGGTCAACTCCTGATCGTGAGAGAGATGCAAACGGATGTGTGTATGGGGTAGAGCTATCTCCATCTGTTCCTGAAGGTAATTGTGATTGCGGTGCTGGGTGGCTAGATGAGAACAATCAGGGTAAGACTTTGAAGGAGCGTCCAGTACCTTTGACTGTTTATACAGGTACAGCTCCGGTCAAATGTATGGTTTATAGTAGGTTATGTTGTAGTTTGGTAAATCCATGTAAGTTAACATGGCAAGAGGGTAAGGATGAATGCCTTCATGTGCTTTCTTCAGAAACAGCAGCTGGTGATGAAATTGGATGGGAGTATGTTTCAATGGTTATGAGTAATACCGGATGCACATTTTCGGGATTTTGCCAGGTAAAGGATGCCATCTACAAATTTCGTCACCCAAATGCAAAGTTTATGGACGCTAGTGTTTTTATTAGGTGGTGGTTTAGTTGGGCAAGCAATATGAAGATTGACTTTCGTCAGCCTTGTGAGGTATGTGGTTTTGAGCCAAAAAGACTGTGTTGTGATGGCACTAGGGTTGGTGTTGGATTCAGACATGCCACATTTGAAGAAATTAGTATTCCAGATTCTTCAATTCCAGTTCAACGCACATTACATAGACGCATGGACAGATGTTTCCTAcaaaatgtaagagatattaaTAAAGCTGATTTGATTTCTATTCGAACCAATTTAGATTACCTTTCTAGGAAACAATTAGGAGAAATAATTGGCAATGATGATGATTCTGAAAAAGTTGCTGCAGTGTTGCTAGTCCTGCCAGACTGCGGTAAAACCATCCTTTGAACGTTTCAATTCAAATATGTCTGATTTAGAAAAGACAGCTTATGCCTTTGTTCTTAAGATGTTGGCAACAACAGCTTCAGTCACAAGTCTTTTGCCAGCAAGATATTGTCAGGACTTTGATCAGGTAATTAATGATTGTAATTATAGTGAATCTGCACTAAACATTAGGTTTAATTCTGGCATGACTGAAATGAGAAAGTATGCACCTGAACTCCATGATTTGATTGGTGAGTCTATGTTAAGCAATGGTAATCTTATTCCAGATGATATTAAACTTTTCCTTCAATATCTTAGCAATAGGTCAGTAGATGTTAGTTGCAATGATTCAGAAGAAGCCATTCCACAACCAGGTACATATAATCCAGAGAAATATGGCCGTGCATACTACTTCAATCAGTCTGGTTTGAAGGTAAGGGACATAAGGAAATTTACAATTGATgaagaaaatgtcaacaaaaagaATGCTGACCATGATGATGCTGCTCATGACTTTGAGCGATGCAACAAGTTTTTCACCAAGGTAAATGTCTCAGCTCCAGGAACAAGTACTTTGTTTTTATGGTTTTGTGCAGACCATGGTCACTGCTATGGCTTCCATATGACAAGGGCAGAAGGAAGAAAAGACCCAGCAGCTTCACTGTATTCACACCTGGTAAAACCTCCTTCTGATGTATTTTATGACTTTGCATGTAATCTTCAGGAGTATTGTTTAAATCGGGAGAGTGGTTACTTCAGAAATGTAAGATTTTTTCATGACATCTTTCATGGCTATGCCCACAAGTGTTCTGTTGCTTTCCGTTCATCAAGGCTTCAGGGCTTTGAAAGCATTAATTCTGAAATTTGTGAGCAATTCAATAGCTTTATTCAGTGTATAAAAAAGTCAGCCCGCCAGATGAATCAATCTCATTTTTGCTTctatttacagtattttttacATGAGTGGAATAAGAGGAAGCGACAGGTTTACCTGAAAAAGTTGCAAGTTGCCTTAGCTGGTCTTAAGTAATgtgaatatttgatatatatttttgaacatCTGCTTTGTGTTTTCCTCAATCCTCTTCAGAGAGCAGCACATTATTACCATGACAGCAGGGAGGATCAACCAAACCAGTGTCGACTTACTGCTTTAGTTCATCTTTCTCTCTGGACATCATCTTATAAAGAATCTTAGtgataataattatcaaagaacaagaaacaaatgttaaaaagtgtttaaaaaaatattagcattGACTTTACATCTAGTCTCTAAATTCAAAGTGTTGTCACTACAACTTAATAGACAGATCATTGAAAGCTGAGATTGCTCTATATTTCATTTCCGAATACATCTATTTGTCTATCAAAGAACCTTTTCGACATAATACCAATTGTATCTTAGATTatcattgttaacattattaGCTCATCTACTGCATATTACAtattgaatgtacatgtactagcaAATGTTAAGATTATAGATTGTATCTTTGGCCAACAAACTTTGTATGAAATAGAgtgtaataatattgttattgtttgactAAAATTTTGAAAgaccattttttctttaacagtACATAGACAATgtgctgattgttcagaacttcgttaaatttaaatcatttcagCTCTGCACGTTTATAGGATACACTTTTGATTAATTTTGATCTTAATAACTAaaaagttattgttttcatacagTTCCAACACAAGTCCTTTTACAGTGTTCTAAAGCTGCAaactcacagattgacagtttttatgttattttttgtctttgaattcGCAAATTTTTGAGTGAGTCTCTTGAAACCAGTAGTATAAGATTTTGCagtttttcaaatttacatttgaaaatgtatgttttattgctaaaagcgTTTTATAATGCGTTTTTCAATCAATTCTGATATGTTATATTGTGAGTTAGCTGATTCATAGACATAGAAAAACAGTCAAAAATGTCattctgtgagagagcagctttaaaggtgaGGTACAAAAAATGTTCTAAATGTCAATGAtctatttgttttgattaagtAGAAGAGCGTTTTACTTGCTTTAACATGTAGACATAgtcataacataattataatcagTAGTGTTTTATTCAGatacaatgttaaaaaagatatatgtcCTGTCAAACCACATGTGAGTGTAAAGGGACTTGTGTGTGGCACTGTATTAATTACTTTATAAAGGAGGAAAGGGTTGGCTGTAAGGGGATGGAGGAGgccaaaaatgaaaacaagttcattatcaaaatataacaaaatatcattgtacTTGTATGATTTGCAACtttttggaaaatgtcaattacTATGAAAGTTGTTTGTGAATTATAAATGTTGGATATATTGACAGTATTCTCGATGTCACTATATTTCTTTTTGTGagtatatttttactatttgaaaaataaataccaacTTTGAACTACGTATTTTCCTATTTACATcctttaataagaaaatataccagaaacatatatattgtgcATAGCGTGTGTTGTCGTCGTCAACTTTTcacaatatgaaaaataatcacaTAGTCTTGGCGAAGGTCTATGCGCCGGTTCACCAAAAATTGTagacaaacaatattaaatgatgagCTCTGGAAGTGTGTTTGTATGAAAGAACGCATCCAGTCCAACCTCGTTGGCTTTAACTCCCAGGAAacggcgaaaatacatcgagataagcgggaatgcttacatttagtattaataaatcggtcctttacatccagttcgagccaacgaggagttcgagtcaacggggttcaGCTGAATAAATTATGGTATATATTAATGGGCAACGTAAATATAAAAGGAAGATATACATTCTAATCTActaaaactgtttaataaaaCGAACCGCAATAAGAcatctttaaagatgcactcttactctcaaataagattaaccataattcataatattgttttaatattccaaaaaggatgaagaaatgtcgaaaacaatgtgtttattaaggataccgagtttaatttgaaagcaatAAGCATAAagacacggtatttctaccttataagactaaagtagaccacagtaaatctttaagtattcaccaatcatttaatattttatgcgctttctgcttttaaatac
This genomic stretch from Mya arenaria isolate MELC-2E11 chromosome 10, ASM2691426v1 harbors:
- the LOC128206914 gene encoding LOW QUALITY PROTEIN: uncharacterized protein LOC128206914 (The sequence of the model RefSeq protein was modified relative to this genomic sequence to represent the inferred CDS: deleted 1 base in 1 codon) — protein: MEGVLVAGDSNVYRLRDSSNTRSGNVNISFLAVSGARYVKDRKNFRCRVREEVEHQHFRSIYLHLGSNDVFCTIEDFYRNASEVVDVLRETAPGAEIVLCSILPRAPDFSGRGFLSLKMLRACQHWVMRANQALQDVALHIPYVRFFQYDCSTEVLAKDGLHLNRYGARRCLQDLHADSHWLYDEVDEEEWPELQEIEPSAAEEEDATVPPVKTMEQRSYATVVQQMMAQIHEEDLKNVPIRIKLPEKKEKVQKRRETPERKGRKKMKVQERKRGKTSIIDTSDHVHLLLWDVAVCLPARNIHGLPLKLKAVTAGKKIMRKNPPLPKPKRCANKHQHWLNCPDCKVRCSRDDFLLDHIHKRHVHGRTISKYIQMDVKSKDSPRKQAPEAIFEDKEDRQVNLNPPKKDFQQNVDTTRRRLLLANDVEQNPGPTTRVAETFISIEDWLSTLPEGQLHDTTDLLSCPINLRVELNIPFFNGESCDLPASGPYTVADHLQNMEKVRFVKEMVVPYLPDAGKAMGNDGPNIFVQQGLQYVGNSLVEMYKGKNLRKYYVLAGEDSLPVMVRLTFNKSKGTYIVTCDSGQCKAGKGHKKYVGNLLTSKVCKHLSVLKSQSEHWLDLLEDGVDAGDGDSSDCDMVTITPVANFTDDGDEVERLETFEVESSTGPSDSGGGGSSSSLHYFEEETGLWNFPAKSNHLPCEQGSSKLMLNTCNRDTWSTPDRERDANGCVYGVELSPSVPEGNCDCGAGWLDENNQGKTLKERPVPLTVYTGTAPVKCMVYSRLCCSLVNPCKLTWQEGKDECLHVLSSETAAGDEIGWEYVSMVMSNTGCTFSGFCQVKDAIYKFRHPNAKFMDASVFIRWWFSWASNMKIDFRQPCEVCGFEPKRLCCDGTRVGVGFRHATFEEISIPDSSIPVQRTLHRRMDRCFLQNVRDINKADLISIRTNLDYLSRKQLGEIIGNDDDSEKVAAVLLVLPTAVKPSFERFNSNMSDLEKTAYAFVLKMLATTASVTSLLPARYCQDFDQVINDCNYSESALNIRFNSGMTEMRKYAPELHDLIGESMLSNGNLIPDDIKLFLQYLSNRSVDVSCNDSEEAIPQPGTYNPEKYGRAYYFNQSGLKVRDIRKFTIDEENVNKKNADHDDAAHDFERCNKFFTKVNVSAPGTSTLFLWFCADHGHCYGFHMTRAEGRKDPAASLYSHLVKPPSDVFYDFACNLQEYCLNRESGYFRNVRFFHDIFHGYAHKCSVAFRSSRLQGFESINSEICEQFNSFIQCIKKSARQMNQSHFCFYLQYFLHEWNKRKRQVYLKKLQVALAGLK